From Sporosarcina sp. Marseille-Q4943, the proteins below share one genomic window:
- a CDS encoding arylamine N-acetyltransferase — MDSERYLNRFQASSANKPSLQQLSELQRLHMTEVPFENLDVIRRVPIYLNLQSIYEKIVLRNRGGYCYELNGLFHWLLKQLGYDASLIAATVFRPNGKWAKPDTHAAILVRLDEPYLVDVGFGDSTILPIPLNGISQTDVSGTYAVQQAGNDTFELARSRNGESRPLYRFSTIEKQLVDFHEGCVFNQVSPESTFTHVDIVTKATLAGRMTIKDRELTISENGLISSKSLTESEKEAILLDSFGIKI, encoded by the coding sequence ATGGATAGTGAACGATACCTCAACCGTTTTCAAGCATCAAGCGCCAACAAACCTTCCCTGCAACAGCTCTCGGAACTGCAACGTCTACATATGACCGAAGTGCCATTTGAAAACCTTGATGTCATCCGCCGGGTTCCGATCTACTTGAACTTGCAGTCGATTTACGAAAAGATTGTCCTCCGAAATCGCGGAGGCTATTGTTATGAATTGAACGGGTTATTCCATTGGCTGTTAAAACAGCTTGGATATGATGCTTCCCTCATTGCTGCCACTGTCTTCCGGCCGAACGGAAAATGGGCAAAGCCCGACACGCATGCCGCCATTCTCGTCCGTTTGGATGAACCATACCTTGTCGATGTCGGATTCGGAGATTCCACCATACTCCCCATCCCATTGAACGGCATCTCACAAACCGATGTGAGCGGAACTTACGCAGTACAGCAAGCCGGGAATGATACCTTTGAATTGGCCAGAAGCCGGAATGGCGAATCTCGACCACTGTATCGGTTTTCTACAATTGAAAAGCAACTCGTCGACTTCCATGAAGGCTGCGTATTCAATCAAGTCTCACCCGAATCGACCTTCACCCATGTCGACATCGTCACTAAAGCTACACTTGCAGGCAGAATGACAATAAAAGACCGAGAGCTGACAATATCCGAGAATGGATTGATAAGCTCCAAATCTCTCACTGAAAGTGAAAAAGAAGCGATTCTCTTGGATTCATTCGGTATAAAAATATAG
- a CDS encoding STAS domain-containing protein produces the protein MKSMNEELYEFLLEHKTSITEQWLSERDKKDGSIYSKDAGEWSEQMLREQNSLTNLTIASSLLDDREVFENNKKNWAKLVAESRVSSRTPIYEVLDALSKLRETFWRFIEIFVEREGDRVLRSNIMNWGIVIHKAFDGIIVEFTKKYDELMNTRLVAQQSLIEELNAPIIKLNSTIGVLPIIGDVDTTRVQAIGDFVPSRCVELGVSHLFIDLSGVSVIDTMVANHIYQLMQVLDLLGIESTMTGIRPEIAQTSVQLGLDFSKVRTYGSLQLAIKKHFKELPKM, from the coding sequence ATGAAAAGTATGAACGAGGAGCTTTACGAGTTTTTGCTTGAGCATAAAACTTCTATAACAGAACAGTGGCTCTCGGAACGTGATAAGAAGGACGGTTCCATTTACTCCAAGGATGCTGGTGAATGGTCGGAGCAGATGCTGCGGGAGCAAAACAGTTTGACGAATTTGACGATTGCAAGTAGCCTCTTGGATGACCGGGAAGTATTTGAGAACAATAAGAAGAACTGGGCGAAACTTGTCGCAGAAAGCCGAGTGAGCAGCAGAACTCCCATTTATGAAGTTCTGGATGCGCTTAGTAAGTTGAGGGAAACATTTTGGCGGTTTATTGAAATATTTGTTGAGCGGGAAGGGGATCGGGTCCTTCGTTCCAACATTATGAATTGGGGCATTGTCATACATAAGGCGTTTGATGGTATCATTGTGGAGTTTACGAAAAAGTATGATGAGCTCATGAATACCCGGCTAGTTGCACAGCAAAGCCTGATTGAAGAGTTGAATGCGCCGATTATCAAACTCAATTCAACAATCGGTGTCTTGCCGATCATCGGGGATGTGGACACGACCCGGGTACAGGCGATTGGGGATTTTGTTCCGAGTAGGTGTGTGGAGCTTGGTGTCAGTCATTTATTTATTGATTTGTCGGGTGTTTCCGTGATCGATACGATGGTGGCGAATCATATATACCAGCTGATGCAGGTGCTTGATTTGCTAGGAATCGAGTCGACTATGACGGGAATTAGACCGGAAATCGCTCAAACTTCGGTTCAATTGGGGCTGGACTTTTCTAAGGTCCGTACGTACGGCTCGCTGCAGTTGGCCATTAAGAAGCATTTTAAAGAGTTGCCGAAGATGTAA
- a CDS encoding 3D domain-containing protein — MKLIMLTAIMTLSFSVVTEAALFSQTEHADETTDLSQEVRPNLHDVPFIEIWESTFPLFYPPLDLLKREPMTYVVEEGDTLFRIALNHDMTVDELKSLNNLSGETIYPGDVLTISGEGSVDDIVAVSTVKVASANEESVPKKPAFNSAVSTPPASSGTEMTVTATAYTAYCTGCSGTTAYGIDLRANPDQKVIAVDPSIIPLGTKVWVEGYGEAIAGDVGSAIKGHKIDVFIPTYESAMEWGVKKVKLKIIN, encoded by the coding sequence ATGAAATTGATTATGTTGACTGCAATTATGACACTGTCATTCAGTGTCGTGACCGAAGCAGCTTTATTTAGCCAGACAGAACACGCAGACGAGACTACGGATCTTTCCCAAGAAGTGAGGCCGAATCTTCATGACGTTCCTTTTATTGAAATATGGGAAAGTACATTTCCGTTATTTTATCCACCACTAGATTTATTGAAGAGAGAACCTATGACTTACGTCGTCGAAGAAGGAGATACTTTATTTCGGATCGCCTTGAATCATGACATGACAGTGGATGAACTGAAGAGCTTGAATAATTTATCCGGGGAAACGATATACCCAGGAGATGTTTTGACTATTAGCGGAGAGGGATCTGTAGACGATATTGTTGCAGTTAGTACTGTAAAGGTCGCATCCGCCAATGAGGAATCAGTGCCGAAAAAGCCAGCATTCAACTCTGCTGTCTCGACTCCGCCAGCAAGTTCGGGGACGGAAATGACTGTGACGGCAACAGCATATACGGCCTATTGTACCGGTTGTTCGGGGACGACAGCATATGGAATTGATCTGCGCGCCAATCCAGATCAGAAAGTGATAGCGGTAGACCCATCGATCATTCCTCTTGGAACGAAAGTTTGGGTGGAAGGCTATGGGGAGGCGATTGCCGGAGATGTCGGCAGCGCAATTAAAGGCCATAAAATTGATGTCTTCATCCCGACCTATGAGAGTGCGATGGAATGGGGCGTCAAAAAGGTGAAATTAAAAATTATCAATTGA
- a CDS encoding S8 family peptidase: MELRKRRRMRYFSVAATILMVFSLMTPAMAANTGMNKQLHQSARDSNEIAKEKVSNRLLDSFKDDSMVTFLIKFKDQTDTEQVAVAAKQQASEANLSGKQSVMLTRSAVVSELRLTSLESQQNVKQYLEEQVKAGKAKDITSYFIVNGMAVTATKEVAQAIATFEEVDKVLPNETRQLQTTVVDDAEAPKSQLANVEWNVERVNAPQAWDMGIDGSGTVVASIDTGAQWDHPALKQKYRGYNSVTGEVNHNYNWFDATAGRTTPYDDHGHGTHVTGTMVGSEPNGNNKIGVAPGAKWIAVKAFTASGGTDRDLLAAAQWILAPTDANGNARVDLAPDVVNNSWGGGPGLDEWYRDVVRNWRAAEIFPEFSAGNTTLFNPGGPGSVAAPANYPESFATGATDINNKVASFSLRGPSPYNQIKPDISAPGVNIRSSVPGGSYEGGWNGTSMAGPAVSGVAALLRQVNASITVEEMEQILLTTATPLTDTVYPTSPNHGYGYGLVDAYAAVSSIASGLGQLEGQVTKQGDDHEPPAFEHSAPTETYAGMDLDLRIHVTDNISVSSVTLQYVNANGQWNSLKAERKSGDYLSGEYGVKVSGDLISGNAFIYKWVINDFGNNEVSSEEFTVQVKPGITVGYFEDFEQMPVGWTSFGNKNSWEWGKPTSGPGNAASGENVYATNLAGMYESNMNATLVMPPVDLPEGAAYLQFKQWHNFEQSSSGRAWDYGHVFISTDGQNWTQLRMIQGASNGWIDAEVDLSAYSGQRVYIGFNAFSDGSVVREGWYIDDVALSDQSQATTISATPKNNLFNNKEQSAPNALKPGKEKNPDIIIEKGKDALETPVDPKTIKPVMPKEEPAPPTEEDKAAPVLLPLGAQVSILETDRSVYTSPANGSYSLTHGAGTFTAKAEAYGYQSKAQSVTINADETTIANFTLEEMPQATISGTVTDQSTGDPIEGATLLLMEDANISPVQTDASGHFAITAYEGEYTLKVVARGYHGQEATINIGGQPSFDFVLEPFYTYPGGEIGYDDGTAENARAFYDAGNGWGVKMSLPEGNDTGIVTEGVFRFWDTEWPVPGGTAFAVEVWDATGTDGAPGQKIAGPIDAQAKRNGDWTVVDLTEHNIVVNGDFYMVYIQTAANPYAPGLATDENGTNAKRSYQFVGSWSPAPAAEGNYMIRARVSFEVFEPEITSPETGTVTNEENIVIEGTATPTTTISLHNNGQEVDSIVIGNDGKFSFQTVLTEGANEFTAVSLLDGRKTGTSNPVTVTLDTMKPELTITNPKDGETTNRETITVEGTVVDDHLKSVTVNGQQAAVSGDGTYSKRILLDDGLNSITVVATDAAGNETTQTVSVTAKYTAPEISNLTPKEDVHLVTGKSVKFEFDSEPGLRATYVIHMPLTNLGDKEVTNATELPMSEVSPGHYVGYWTVPLGVTADGARVEVKVVDSFGNEGRKLADGKLFINLGQVNEVDEAEGTDEGAVEAEETAEQAE, encoded by the coding sequence ATGGAATTGAGGAAGCGTAGACGGATGAGATACTTCAGCGTTGCAGCAACAATCCTGATGGTGTTTTCATTAATGACACCTGCAATGGCGGCAAACACGGGAATGAACAAGCAACTGCATCAGTCGGCAAGAGACTCGAATGAGATTGCAAAAGAGAAAGTCAGCAATCGATTGCTCGACAGTTTTAAAGATGACAGCATGGTCACCTTTCTAATCAAGTTTAAGGACCAGACGGATACGGAGCAGGTCGCGGTTGCGGCAAAGCAACAGGCAAGCGAGGCAAACCTTTCCGGAAAGCAATCGGTCATGTTGACAAGATCGGCAGTCGTCTCCGAATTACGATTGACATCCTTAGAATCACAGCAAAATGTCAAACAATATCTTGAAGAGCAAGTGAAAGCCGGCAAAGCAAAAGACATCACTTCCTACTTTATCGTCAACGGCATGGCAGTGACGGCGACGAAGGAAGTTGCGCAAGCGATTGCCACATTCGAGGAAGTCGATAAGGTCCTGCCGAATGAAACTCGTCAATTGCAAACGACAGTCGTTGATGACGCAGAAGCCCCGAAATCGCAACTGGCGAATGTCGAATGGAATGTTGAGCGTGTCAATGCCCCTCAAGCTTGGGACATGGGGATCGACGGGTCGGGAACTGTCGTTGCAAGCATTGATACAGGCGCGCAATGGGATCACCCTGCATTGAAACAGAAATACCGTGGCTACAACTCGGTAACAGGTGAAGTGAACCACAACTACAACTGGTTTGATGCAACTGCGGGACGGACAACCCCTTACGACGATCATGGACACGGTACACATGTAACCGGCACGATGGTCGGAAGCGAACCGAACGGAAATAACAAAATCGGTGTCGCTCCTGGAGCGAAATGGATAGCAGTGAAGGCATTCACTGCTAGCGGCGGGACGGACCGTGATTTATTGGCCGCTGCCCAATGGATTCTCGCACCAACAGATGCTAACGGCAATGCGCGGGTTGACTTAGCTCCGGACGTAGTCAATAACTCTTGGGGCGGCGGACCTGGACTCGATGAATGGTACCGGGATGTCGTCAGAAACTGGCGCGCCGCGGAAATCTTCCCTGAATTCTCCGCTGGCAACACGACACTTTTCAATCCAGGTGGACCTGGATCGGTCGCAGCACCTGCGAACTATCCGGAGTCCTTTGCCACAGGCGCAACAGATATTAATAATAAAGTGGCAAGCTTCTCACTACGGGGCCCTTCCCCTTACAATCAGATAAAACCTGACATCTCGGCACCTGGTGTTAACATCCGGTCTTCCGTTCCGGGCGGCAGCTATGAAGGCGGCTGGAATGGTACATCCATGGCAGGTCCTGCCGTGTCAGGCGTTGCTGCCTTGCTCCGACAAGTGAACGCTTCGATTACCGTCGAGGAAATGGAACAAATCCTGCTCACTACAGCGACGCCGTTAACGGACACTGTGTATCCGACTTCCCCTAACCATGGGTATGGCTATGGATTAGTCGATGCATATGCAGCCGTTTCATCGATCGCGAGCGGTCTCGGACAGCTGGAAGGTCAGGTGACAAAGCAAGGCGATGATCATGAACCGCCTGCTTTCGAACATTCAGCGCCAACTGAAACGTATGCAGGTATGGATTTGGATTTACGCATCCATGTAACGGACAATATTAGCGTTTCCTCTGTGACGTTACAGTACGTAAATGCGAATGGTCAATGGAATTCTTTAAAAGCTGAACGGAAATCGGGTGATTACCTATCAGGGGAATACGGTGTAAAAGTTTCCGGTGATCTCATTTCCGGTAATGCATTCATTTACAAATGGGTCATCAACGATTTCGGCAACAACGAAGTATCGAGCGAAGAATTCACGGTACAAGTCAAACCTGGCATCACGGTTGGTTATTTCGAGGATTTCGAACAAATGCCGGTTGGTTGGACTTCGTTCGGGAATAAAAACAGCTGGGAATGGGGCAAACCAACTTCCGGCCCTGGCAATGCAGCTTCAGGCGAAAATGTATATGCCACGAATTTAGCCGGAATGTATGAGAGCAATATGAATGCCACGCTCGTCATGCCGCCGGTTGATCTTCCGGAAGGCGCTGCTTACTTGCAGTTCAAGCAATGGCATAATTTCGAACAGTCCTCTTCAGGAAGAGCTTGGGATTATGGACATGTGTTCATTTCCACGGATGGGCAAAATTGGACGCAGCTTCGCATGATCCAAGGTGCTTCGAATGGTTGGATTGATGCAGAAGTGGACCTGTCTGCATATAGCGGCCAGCGTGTCTATATCGGATTTAATGCGTTCTCCGATGGAAGCGTAGTAAGAGAGGGCTGGTATATCGACGATGTCGCGTTGAGCGATCAATCCCAAGCAACTACTATCTCGGCAACACCGAAAAACAACTTATTTAATAACAAGGAGCAAAGTGCACCTAACGCCTTAAAACCTGGCAAAGAAAAAAATCCAGACATCATTATTGAAAAAGGAAAAGATGCACTTGAAACACCGGTCGATCCTAAGACGATCAAGCCTGTAATGCCAAAAGAAGAACCTGCTCCTCCTACCGAGGAGGATAAAGCTGCACCCGTCCTTCTTCCATTAGGCGCTCAAGTGAGCATTCTTGAAACGGATCGCTCCGTCTATACAAGCCCGGCAAACGGCTCGTACTCTTTGACACACGGCGCGGGCACGTTCACGGCGAAAGCGGAAGCGTACGGATACCAATCGAAAGCGCAATCCGTAACAATCAATGCGGATGAAACGACAATTGCCAATTTCACATTGGAAGAAATGCCGCAGGCAACAATTAGCGGGACTGTGACGGATCAATCGACAGGTGATCCGATTGAAGGCGCGACATTGCTCCTAATGGAAGATGCGAACATCTCCCCTGTCCAAACGGACGCATCAGGGCATTTCGCCATCACCGCCTATGAAGGCGAGTATACGCTGAAAGTAGTGGCGCGTGGCTATCACGGACAAGAGGCAACAATCAATATTGGCGGTCAACCGTCATTCGACTTCGTATTGGAACCGTTCTATACGTATCCTGGAGGCGAAATCGGATATGACGACGGAACTGCTGAAAACGCACGTGCGTTTTACGATGCAGGAAATGGTTGGGGCGTCAAAATGTCTTTACCGGAAGGCAATGATACAGGAATTGTCACAGAAGGCGTTTTCCGTTTCTGGGATACTGAATGGCCGGTACCGGGCGGAACTGCATTTGCGGTTGAAGTGTGGGATGCAACAGGTACTGACGGTGCTCCGGGACAAAAAATCGCCGGACCGATCGACGCACAGGCGAAACGGAATGGCGACTGGACTGTCGTCGATTTGACCGAGCACAATATCGTCGTGAACGGCGACTTCTACATGGTGTACATCCAAACCGCAGCGAATCCGTATGCGCCTGGTCTCGCAACGGATGAGAACGGAACGAATGCGAAAAGAAGTTATCAGTTCGTTGGCTCTTGGTCACCTGCACCTGCCGCAGAAGGGAACTATATGATCCGGGCACGCGTCAGCTTCGAAGTGTTCGAACCGGAAATCACTTCCCCTGAAACCGGCACCGTTACAAATGAAGAGAACATCGTCATTGAAGGTACTGCTACACCGACAACGACAATTTCTTTGCACAATAATGGTCAAGAAGTGGATTCCATTGTCATTGGGAATGATGGAAAGTTTTCATTCCAAACAGTTCTGACAGAGGGAGCTAATGAGTTTACTGCCGTGTCTCTTTTAGATGGTCGCAAGACAGGCACTTCAAACCCTGTGACAGTGACATTGGATACGATGAAACCGGAATTGACGATAACGAACCCGAAAGACGGAGAAACGACAAACCGGGAAACCATAACGGTGGAAGGTACAGTCGTGGACGACCATCTTAAATCGGTGACCGTAAATGGCCAACAAGCCGCTGTTTCCGGAGATGGCACTTACTCCAAACGGATCCTATTGGATGATGGTTTGAATTCCATTACTGTCGTCGCTACAGATGCTGCGGGGAATGAAACGACTCAAACCGTTTCCGTCACCGCAAAATATACGGCACCAGAAATTTCAAATTTAACACCAAAAGAGGATGTCCATTTAGTAACCGGGAAATCCGTTAAATTTGAATTCGACAGCGAGCCAGGATTGAGAGCAACGTATGTCATCCACATGCCACTCACGAATCTCGGCGACAAAGAAGTGACAAACGCGACTGAATTGCCGATGAGCGAGGTATCGCCTGGCCATTACGTCGGCTACTGGACAGTTCCATTAGGCGTCACGGCTGACGGAGCACGAGTCGAAGTGAAAGTTGTTGATAGCTTCGGAAATGAAGGAAGGAAGCTCGCGGACGGAAAACTGTTCATCAATCTCGGCCAAGTGAACGAAGTGGACGAGGCTGAAGGAACTGATGAAGGAGCAGTTGAAGCTGAAGAAACGGCTGAACAAGCCGAATAA
- a CDS encoding TerC family protein — MESIWLEYAWTLLILIGLEALLSADNALVLAVIAKHLPDDQKKRAINYGIIMAFVFRFAALFAISFIANVWQIQAIGAAYLLYLGLKHVIKARFGKENNNIHKDDEKESAGKGFWPTVGKIALADLAFAIDSILAAVALALGLPDSPLGNFGGMDGGQFIVVVIGGVAGLVLIKFAASWFVKLLDKRPALETTAYAIVAWVGVKLAVITLAHKDIAVLDRDFPHSTAWTMIFYGVLVAIALIGWFAPSNKSKLEN, encoded by the coding sequence ATGGAGTCAATATGGCTGGAGTATGCCTGGACGCTGTTAATCCTTATAGGGTTGGAAGCTTTATTATCGGCTGATAATGCTCTTGTACTTGCAGTTATTGCTAAGCATTTACCTGACGATCAGAAAAAAAGGGCAATCAATTACGGAATCATCATGGCCTTCGTTTTTCGATTTGCTGCTCTTTTTGCAATTTCTTTTATTGCGAATGTCTGGCAAATACAGGCGATTGGAGCTGCCTATCTTCTTTATTTAGGATTGAAGCATGTCATTAAGGCACGATTCGGGAAAGAAAATAATAATATTCATAAGGACGACGAAAAGGAATCGGCTGGTAAAGGTTTTTGGCCGACAGTAGGGAAAATTGCATTAGCCGATCTCGCATTTGCAATCGATTCAATTTTGGCGGCAGTAGCACTTGCCCTTGGTCTCCCAGATTCCCCACTCGGCAATTTTGGCGGCATGGATGGAGGGCAATTTATCGTTGTTGTTATAGGCGGTGTTGCTGGCCTTGTCCTCATCAAGTTTGCAGCAAGCTGGTTTGTGAAACTTCTCGACAAACGCCCGGCATTGGAAACAACAGCCTATGCCATTGTTGCATGGGTAGGTGTCAAACTAGCCGTCATAACCCTCGCACATAAGGATATAGCTGTCTTAGACCGTGATTTCCCCCACAGTACTGCTTGGACCATGATTTTTTACGGAGTATTAGTAGCTATTGCTCTGATTGGTTGGTTTGCTCCTAGCAATAAGTCGAAACTGGAAAATTAA
- the rsgA gene encoding ribosome small subunit-dependent GTPase A, giving the protein MNLKEYGWNQFHQDNMEAIVEELKADNCVPGRVTLEHKRMYRVMTADGEWLSVCSGAFQHAAHERRDFPAVGDWVAVERMPGEERGIIHAILPRTSLFSRKSAGSTISEQIIAVNVDIVFLVMSMNYDFNARRLERYLVAAYDSGATPVVVLTKMDLSDDPDHYLELARAIAFGTDVFPVSNTTGEGIEQITDMLKNGKTAALLGSSGVGKSSLVNSICGEGKMEVQGIREDDAKGRHTTTHRELIKIPTGGVLIDTPGMREFQLWNESESLDAGFKDIEELSASCKFGDCRHESEPGCAIRNALETGELSAERYGNYVKLQKEIAFLDRKMDRQAQAAERDKWKKITKGMRKHPSKKK; this is encoded by the coding sequence ATTAATTTAAAAGAATACGGTTGGAATCAATTCCATCAAGATAATATGGAAGCTATAGTGGAAGAACTAAAAGCGGACAATTGCGTTCCAGGACGTGTGACGCTTGAACATAAAAGGATGTACCGTGTCATGACAGCGGATGGGGAATGGCTCTCTGTCTGTTCGGGCGCATTTCAGCATGCGGCCCACGAACGAAGGGATTTTCCTGCTGTCGGCGATTGGGTGGCCGTTGAAAGAATGCCTGGGGAAGAGCGCGGCATCATCCACGCCATCTTGCCGAGGACGTCACTGTTCTCAAGGAAATCGGCGGGATCAACAATTTCGGAACAGATCATTGCAGTGAATGTCGACATCGTTTTTCTCGTCATGTCGATGAACTATGATTTCAATGCAAGACGATTGGAACGTTACTTAGTTGCGGCTTATGATTCTGGAGCGACGCCGGTTGTCGTCCTGACGAAAATGGATCTTAGCGATGATCCGGATCATTATTTGGAATTGGCGAGGGCAATCGCATTCGGCACGGATGTTTTCCCAGTGAGCAATACAACCGGGGAAGGGATTGAACAGATTACGGATATGCTGAAAAACGGCAAGACTGCTGCATTACTAGGTTCTTCCGGCGTCGGGAAATCATCGCTCGTCAATTCGATTTGCGGTGAAGGGAAGATGGAGGTGCAAGGCATTCGCGAAGATGATGCAAAAGGAAGACATACGACGACCCACCGGGAACTCATCAAAATTCCAACAGGGGGAGTGCTCATCGACACGCCGGGAATGAGGGAATTCCAACTGTGGAATGAAAGTGAGAGCCTCGACGCTGGATTCAAAGATATCGAGGAACTATCCGCTTCCTGCAAATTCGGTGATTGCCGGCATGAAAGCGAACCCGGCTGTGCAATCCGAAATGCGCTTGAAACCGGAGAGTTGTCAGCAGAACGTTATGGTAACTACGTAAAACTCCAAAAGGAAATCGCCTTCCTCGATCGTAAAATGGATCGCCAAGCGCAAGCCGCCGAACGGGATAAATGGAAGAAGATAACGAAAGGAATGCGGAAGCATCCGTCGAAAAAGAAGTGA
- a CDS encoding VanZ family protein — translation MWLISTYVIEMLAYMVVALPVYILIRTVIVKRRKLPVDKLHELLLALFILYLVGLASQTIIPKWNMGVDGSTGKFFFDVYFFDRLSSVNIIPFRTITNYFHANEYVSGWSSVSLVNLLGNLFVFSPIGFFIPLLWKRMRSFGKIAFIGLGVTCFIESTQYFIGRSVDIDDIILNTIGVVFGYGVYLVWKVFAKHEKIVDRE, via the coding sequence ATGTGGTTAATTAGTACATATGTCATCGAGATGCTAGCGTATATGGTTGTTGCGCTTCCAGTTTACATACTCATACGCACGGTCATCGTCAAAAGAAGAAAACTGCCCGTTGACAAATTGCATGAGCTGCTACTTGCCCTATTTATTCTCTACTTAGTCGGGCTCGCCTCCCAGACGATTATTCCGAAGTGGAATATGGGTGTCGACGGGAGTACGGGAAAGTTCTTTTTTGATGTTTATTTTTTTGATCGTCTATCGAGCGTCAATATCATTCCATTCCGAACGATCACGAATTACTTTCATGCGAATGAGTATGTGAGCGGTTGGAGCAGCGTTTCGCTTGTGAATCTTCTCGGCAATCTGTTCGTTTTTTCTCCGATTGGATTTTTCATTCCACTCTTGTGGAAAAGGATGCGTTCGTTCGGTAAAATCGCATTCATCGGTTTAGGAGTAACTTGCTTCATTGAAAGCACCCAGTATTTCATTGGCCGAAGTGTAGATATTGACGATATCATTTTGAATACAATCGGTGTAGTTTTCGGATATGGCGTCTATCTCGTCTGGAAAGTGTTTGCTAAGCATGAAAAAATTGTTGACCGTGAATAA
- a CDS encoding metallophosphoesterase → MIEVRKLKLEKNRRMIITSDIHANLPLFQQLLEKVNYTTEDYLFINGDLCEKGPDSLSTVAFARKLSAESDRVFITKGNCDVVHDYVFNHVEGIKNYMQQRKNSILNEMLDRQGKTLDEFATLQELGAFYRIHFGNVLDWLDSLPIAYETEDFIIIHAGVEDIPNWRETSREFALYAQAFYEKGHQADKTVIVGHWPVVNYRAKTVSSNCPIIDREKRVIALDGGNQIKRDGQLNALIIDGQDITYTYVDELIEKVIVRSHVDETGRVGTVTYPNYELRILQKEDYFTLCENVNLGIEQWIKNEFIHEGNCKNDLSTTFLSVEKGETVSVADDRNEGYTLVKSSIGEVGWIPKDCLL, encoded by the coding sequence ATGATTGAAGTAAGGAAATTAAAGTTAGAGAAAAATAGGCGAATGATCATTACGTCAGATATTCATGCAAACTTACCATTGTTTCAGCAATTGCTCGAGAAAGTGAATTATACGACAGAAGATTATTTATTCATCAACGGCGACCTTTGTGAAAAAGGGCCGGACAGCTTGTCGACGGTAGCGTTTGCGAGAAAGCTGAGCGCTGAATCTGATCGGGTTTTCATTACGAAAGGGAATTGCGATGTCGTCCACGATTATGTATTCAATCATGTCGAGGGCATTAAAAACTATATGCAGCAGCGGAAGAATTCCATTTTGAATGAAATGCTCGACCGTCAGGGGAAGACGCTCGACGAGTTCGCGACGCTGCAGGAACTTGGGGCGTTTTATCGGATTCATTTCGGTAACGTGCTAGATTGGCTGGATAGCCTGCCGATCGCCTATGAAACAGAAGACTTCATCATCATTCATGCGGGTGTGGAGGATATTCCGAATTGGAGGGAGACGAGCCGTGAATTCGCATTGTATGCTCAGGCGTTTTACGAGAAAGGGCATCAGGCGGATAAGACGGTCATCGTCGGGCATTGGCCAGTCGTCAATTATCGGGCGAAAACTGTCAGCTCAAATTGTCCGATAATCGATCGGGAGAAGAGAGTGATTGCTTTGGACGGCGGCAATCAAATCAAAAGAGACGGCCAGTTGAATGCATTGATCATTGATGGACAAGACATCACCTATACATATGTGGATGAATTGATAGAAAAAGTGATTGTTCGAAGTCATGTCGATGAAACGGGACGTGTAGGAACGGTCACCTACCCAAACTATGAATTACGCATCCTTCAAAAGGAAGATTATTTCACGTTATGTGAAAATGTGAATCTCGGCATTGAGCAGTGGATAAAAAATGAATTTATTCATGAAGGCAATTGTAAAAACGACTTAAGCACAACGTTTTTATCTGTTGAAAAAGGAGAAACCGTCTCTGTCGCTGATGATCGTAACGAAGGATATACATTAGTGAAGTCGAGCATTGGCGAAGTTGGGTGGATTCCGAAGGATTGCTTGTTGTAA